A single Triticum dicoccoides isolate Atlit2015 ecotype Zavitan chromosome 2A, WEW_v2.0, whole genome shotgun sequence DNA region contains:
- the LOC119359772 gene encoding glutamic acid-rich protein-like, translating into MAIRTLNLTTSSSGCERDWSTFEMVDAKRGNKLDVAHRDNLVYIQFNGRMIDKRKKLSSSSDVLLGEDASRAQDWICEVAYIDDEFDPTTGVPYNIIDEAMEESEPTELRRSARVRELHEVEEYIEDDDDESDHGVDMEDDEIDYESDDDGVMATKDDDDDDDDEPPQP; encoded by the exons ATGGCCATAAGGACACTCAACTTGACCACAAGTTCATCTGGATGTGAAAGAGATTGGAGCACTTTTGAAATG gtagatgcaaagAGGGGAAATAAACTAGATGTGGCCCATAGGGACAATCTAGTTTATATCCAATTCAATGGAAGGATGATTGATAAAAGAAAGAAGTTATCCTCTTCTAGTGATGTTCTTCTTGGTGAAGATGCGTCACGAGCACAAGATTGGATATGCGAAGTTGCATACATTGATGATGAGTTTGATCCCACTACGGGGGTGCCATACAACATCATTGATGAAGCAATGGAGGAAAGCGAACCTACAGAGCTTCGTAGGAGTGCACGAGTTAGAGAACTCCATGAAGTTGAAGAATAcattgaggatgatgatgatgaatctgatcatGGGGTAGATATGGAGGATGATGAGATCGATTACGAGTCCGATGATGATGGGGTGATGGCAaccaaagatgatgatgatgatgatgatgatgagccccCGCAGCCTTAA